Proteins encoded within one genomic window of Chlorobaculum sp. MV4-Y:
- a CDS encoding AAA family ATPase — translation MIQPAEALRRPEAYPHPVQQEIAVVETHISWIFLTGTFAYKLKKPINLGFLDFSTLERRKHFCEEELRLNRRLCPDLYLAVLPVTASADEIHIGGSGEAVDYVVRMAQFDRSFELDRLLRNNELTKRQIEEAASVIATFHAETPRANPAATFGTPEVILKPMLENLDLTEEVARTIEERSDIEKIRYWTLAEHRKLSGIVRERKALGMVRECHGDLHTGNMVIRNGKITIFDCIEFSHALSIIDVMSDVAFLFMDLEHSAHPELAWHFLNAWLSKNGDYNGLQVLRLYCVYRAMVRAKVTSIRVAQESDEKEKAKTLAEHHSYIRLALAYTQPRKPMLLITYGVSGSGKSTWAAQLADMGGFIHIRSDIERKRLFGIDSLERSAAKGIDIYTPYATQKTYDTMLDAASTALSAGFPVIVDATFPDAHRRAPFIRLARTMNCECRILCFHATHETLRKRVRARHAAGSDASEADQKVLEAQLHSTTPPDGDEKTLCIQIETEGEVTVEKLLKALEV, via the coding sequence ATGATCCAGCCAGCCGAAGCCCTTCGCCGCCCGGAAGCCTATCCCCATCCGGTCCAGCAGGAGATCGCAGTGGTCGAGACCCATATTTCGTGGATATTCCTCACCGGCACGTTCGCCTACAAGCTCAAGAAGCCGATTAATCTCGGCTTCCTCGACTTCTCGACGCTCGAACGGCGCAAGCATTTCTGCGAGGAGGAGCTGCGCCTCAACCGGCGTCTCTGCCCTGACCTCTATCTCGCCGTGCTTCCGGTCACGGCGTCAGCGGACGAAATCCACATCGGCGGGAGTGGCGAGGCGGTGGACTATGTGGTTCGCATGGCGCAGTTCGACCGGTCGTTCGAGCTCGACCGGCTGCTCCGCAACAACGAGCTCACGAAACGCCAGATCGAAGAGGCTGCCAGCGTAATCGCCACCTTCCACGCCGAAACCCCACGAGCCAATCCCGCCGCGACGTTCGGCACACCGGAGGTGATCCTCAAGCCGATGCTCGAAAATCTCGACCTGACCGAAGAGGTCGCCCGCACCATCGAGGAACGGAGCGACATCGAGAAAATCCGCTACTGGACGCTTGCCGAACACCGAAAGCTCAGCGGCATCGTCCGGGAACGCAAGGCGCTCGGCATGGTGCGGGAGTGCCACGGCGACCTGCACACGGGCAACATGGTAATACGCAACGGCAAGATCACCATTTTCGACTGCATCGAGTTCAGCCACGCGCTGAGCATCATCGATGTCATGAGCGACGTGGCCTTCCTCTTCATGGATCTGGAGCACTCCGCCCACCCCGAACTGGCTTGGCACTTTCTGAACGCCTGGCTCTCGAAAAACGGTGATTACAACGGGTTGCAGGTGCTGCGTCTCTACTGCGTCTATCGTGCGATGGTACGGGCCAAGGTCACCTCGATCCGGGTTGCACAGGAGTCAGACGAGAAGGAAAAAGCCAAAACGCTCGCCGAGCACCACTCCTACATTCGCCTCGCGCTCGCCTACACGCAGCCCCGAAAGCCGATGCTGCTCATCACCTACGGCGTCTCGGGGAGCGGCAAATCGACCTGGGCAGCGCAACTCGCCGATATGGGCGGCTTCATCCACATCCGCTCTGACATCGAACGCAAACGCCTTTTCGGCATCGACAGCCTCGAACGCAGCGCCGCAAAAGGAATCGACATCTACACTCCCTATGCGACGCAGAAGACCTACGACACCATGCTCGACGCCGCCTCGACCGCCCTGTCCGCAGGCTTTCCGGTGATCGTCGATGCCACCTTCCCCGACGCCCATCGCCGGGCCCCTTTCATCCGCCTGGCAAGAACGATGAACTGCGAGTGCCGCATTCTCTGTTTCCACGCCACGCACGAGACGCTACGCAAGCGGGTGCGGGCACGCCACGCGGCAGGAAGCGACGCCTCCGAAGCCGACCAGAAGGTTCTCGAAGCCCAGCTTCACAGCACTACTCCGCCGGACGGAGACGAAAAAACCCTCTGCATCCAGATCGAAACAGAGGGCGAAGTCACCGTCGAAAAGCTGCTGAAGGCGCTGGAAGTGTAA
- a CDS encoding VIT1/CCC1 transporter family protein yields the protein MNQLSETDLRHIAGFQKNEITEHYIYKHLAEKVEGVKNRRIFAQISDDELRHYNVWEKFTGQDVEPDRFRIWIFSMIAMLFGFTFAVKLMENGERNAQLAYERVASMGSEIGGLVKDEEEHEQALIAVLDEERLQYTGSIVLGLNDALVELTGALAGLTFALQNARLVALTAMITGFAAALSMASSEYLSTKAEAGVKSPVKASIYTGVAYIIAVAVLIVPYLLLDDIYLSLALAFVGAFLVVALFNFYVAVAQEVSFKSRFLEMAGLIVVVSGISFLAGLGIRYFFGIEV from the coding sequence GTGAACCAGTTGTCTGAAACCGATCTGCGCCATATCGCCGGATTCCAGAAAAACGAGATTACCGAGCACTACATTTACAAGCATCTCGCCGAGAAGGTTGAAGGGGTGAAGAACCGTCGCATCTTTGCGCAGATTTCCGACGACGAGCTTCGCCATTATAATGTCTGGGAAAAATTTACCGGGCAGGATGTGGAGCCTGATCGCTTCCGAATCTGGATTTTTTCGATGATTGCCATGCTTTTTGGTTTCACGTTCGCAGTCAAGCTGATGGAAAACGGAGAGCGGAATGCGCAGCTGGCCTACGAACGCGTGGCGAGCATGGGCAGTGAAATCGGCGGCCTCGTCAAGGACGAGGAGGAGCATGAGCAGGCGCTGATCGCTGTGCTCGACGAAGAGCGACTGCAATACACCGGCTCGATCGTGCTTGGCCTGAATGATGCGCTGGTCGAGCTGACAGGCGCTTTGGCGGGCCTGACCTTCGCCTTGCAGAACGCCCGGCTGGTTGCGCTGACGGCCATGATCACCGGTTTTGCTGCCGCCCTTTCGATGGCCTCCTCGGAGTATCTCTCCACGAAAGCTGAAGCCGGAGTGAAAAGCCCTGTCAAGGCTTCGATATACACTGGTGTGGCCTATATCATCGCCGTGGCGGTGCTGATTGTGCCTTATCTCTTGCTGGACGACATCTATCTGAGCCTTGCCCTGGCGTTTGTCGGAGCGTTTCTGGTGGTTGCCCTTTTCAATTTCTACGTTGCCGTTGCCCAGGAGGTGTCGTTCAAAAGCCGCTTTCTCGAAATGGCCGGGCTGATTGTGGTTGTCTCCGGCATCAGCTTTCTGGCCGGACTTGGTATCCGCTACTTCTTCGGTATCGAGGTGTAA